The following proteins are encoded in a genomic region of Sorangiineae bacterium MSr12523:
- a CDS encoding TetR/AcrR family transcriptional regulator yields MSDPEATETRRQQRARETRAKLFEAATELITQQGYHATSVDRIAARAGVAKATFFVHFASKAEIIAALMQIQTDYARKARAEALPDGPLEAMRAMVETLGRQAARSRTLSRGVLAATLESEEIGGAASALFDEVLAEMTADAHAAEKAGLLAPGVEPDALASSLLASYFGALLTSSLKTETDMNAVLASLVDGTLRGASREADPRKSSRRTKTRT; encoded by the coding sequence GTGAGCGATCCCGAAGCGACGGAAACACGACGGCAACAGCGCGCCCGCGAAACACGCGCGAAGCTTTTCGAAGCCGCGACCGAGCTCATTACGCAGCAGGGCTACCACGCGACCAGCGTGGATCGGATCGCGGCGCGGGCGGGGGTCGCGAAGGCGACGTTCTTCGTCCACTTTGCCTCGAAGGCGGAGATCATCGCCGCGCTGATGCAGATCCAGACGGACTACGCGCGCAAGGCCCGCGCCGAGGCGCTGCCCGACGGTCCCCTCGAGGCGATGCGCGCGATGGTGGAGACGTTGGGCCGGCAAGCCGCGCGAAGCCGCACCTTGAGCCGCGGTGTGCTGGCCGCGACGCTCGAGAGCGAGGAAATCGGCGGCGCGGCATCGGCCTTGTTCGACGAGGTGCTCGCCGAGATGACGGCGGATGCGCACGCCGCCGAAAAAGCCGGTCTTCTCGCCCCAGGCGTCGAGCCCGACGCCCTCGCCTCGTCACTGCTCGCGTCGTATTTCGGCGCCCTGCTAACGTCCTCGCTCAAGACCGAGACCGACATGAACGCGGTCCTCGCCTCGTTGGTCGACGGCACCCTGCGCGGAGCCTCCCGCGAGGCCGACCCTCGAAAGAGCAGCCGCCGAACCAAGACGCGAACCTGA
- a CDS encoding sterol desaturase family protein, which translates to MLDTILSLDPAKLVLLMATPAYFACIGWEAWKLARMRRSNYTKHETLNNIALAASFQAVELVGLVGVLAVYARIYEWRLFTIPRTWGTFFVLWILQDALYYAAHRASHRVRWLWATHVVHHSQEAMNFSTAFRQSMLSPIFGMWPFYLPLLYLGFSPSFVLLAVNVNLVYQFFVHTELVGKLGWLEYVFNTPSHHRVHHARNERYLDKNFAGTLIIWDRLFGTFEEEGEKAEYGITHPLRTANPVVTVFHEPLAMMRDVLRPGPLADRLKHLWAPPGWERPSPGRLPVPAPSPAPEA; encoded by the coding sequence ATGCTCGATACGATTCTCTCCCTGGATCCGGCCAAGCTCGTCCTGTTGATGGCCACCCCCGCGTACTTCGCCTGCATCGGATGGGAGGCGTGGAAGCTCGCCCGCATGCGGCGCTCGAACTACACGAAGCACGAGACGCTCAACAACATCGCGCTTGCGGCTTCGTTCCAGGCCGTGGAGCTCGTGGGCCTCGTCGGCGTGCTCGCGGTGTATGCGCGCATTTACGAATGGCGCCTTTTTACGATACCGCGAACCTGGGGCACCTTTTTCGTGCTGTGGATTCTGCAGGATGCTCTTTATTACGCCGCCCATCGCGCGTCCCACCGCGTCCGGTGGCTCTGGGCCACGCACGTGGTGCACCATTCGCAGGAGGCGATGAACTTCTCCACGGCGTTTCGCCAGAGCATGCTCTCGCCCATTTTTGGCATGTGGCCGTTTTACCTGCCGCTGCTCTACTTGGGATTTTCTCCTTCGTTCGTATTGCTCGCCGTCAATGTGAACTTGGTTTATCAATTTTTCGTTCACACGGAGCTCGTGGGGAAGCTCGGGTGGCTCGAATACGTGTTCAACACGCCTTCGCACCATCGCGTGCATCATGCACGCAATGAGCGCTACCTCGACAAGAACTTCGCCGGCACCCTCATCATCTGGGACAGGCTGTTTGGCACCTTCGAAGAGGAGGGCGAAAAGGCCGAATACGGGATCACCCATCCGCTTCGCACCGCGAATCCGGTCGTCACCGTCTTTCACGAGCCGCTGGCCATGATGCGCGACGTGCTCCGTCCGGGTCCCCTCGCCGATCGGCTGAAGCACCTCTGGGCGCCGCCCGGTTGGGAGCGGCCTTCGCCCGGGCGCCTGCCGGTACCGGCGCCTTCTCCCGCGCCTGAAGCGTAA
- a CDS encoding helix-turn-helix domain-containing protein, which yields MRASAQIHRPMGPLADFVECIWLWQTDTACGRKERVLPSGTLDIVVHLGDEPLRVYHRTEPERVSSYPGIMIAGAHSGYFVIDPPPRGAVLGVHFKPGGAFPFLGVQAGDLEDAHANLEAVWGHRARRLRERLLETTTDAERVRCTEAFLLEGAVRALERHPDVADALAAIEGAKISSVAELRARTGISAKRLIALFHDQVGIGPKALWRIRRFQAALRQIECAQASRGAEIAGRLGYFDQAHMLRDFRDFTGMSPRAYLLAGSDRPNHVPHPG from the coding sequence ATGAGGGCGAGCGCGCAGATTCATCGTCCCATGGGGCCGCTGGCGGATTTCGTCGAGTGCATTTGGCTCTGGCAGACGGACACCGCGTGCGGGCGCAAGGAGCGGGTGCTCCCGTCCGGTACGCTCGACATCGTCGTCCACCTCGGGGACGAGCCGTTGCGCGTGTACCATCGCACGGAGCCCGAACGGGTTTCCTCGTATCCCGGCATCATGATCGCAGGGGCGCACTCGGGCTATTTCGTGATCGACCCGCCGCCGCGGGGGGCCGTCCTCGGTGTCCATTTCAAACCGGGTGGCGCGTTTCCCTTCCTCGGCGTGCAGGCCGGGGATCTCGAAGATGCGCATGCGAACCTGGAGGCCGTCTGGGGCCATCGGGCACGGCGGCTTCGGGAGCGCTTGCTCGAGACCACGACCGACGCGGAACGCGTTCGATGCACCGAAGCTTTCCTGCTCGAAGGAGCGGTGCGCGCGCTCGAGCGGCATCCGGACGTGGCCGACGCCCTCGCGGCCATCGAGGGGGCGAAGATCTCCAGTGTGGCCGAGCTTCGTGCGCGAACGGGGATCTCGGCCAAGCGGCTCATCGCGCTCTTTCACGACCAGGTCGGGATCGGCCCGAAGGCCTTGTGGCGCATTCGCCGTTTCCAGGCTGCGCTCCGGCAGATCGAGTGCGCGCAGGCGTCGCGTGGCGCGGAGATTGCGGGCCGGCTCGGGTACTTCGATCAAGCGCACATGCTTCGCGACTTTCGCGACTTCACGGGGATGAGTCCACGCGCGTACCTCCTCGCCGGCTCGGATCGGCCGAACCACGTTCCGCATCCCGGGTAA
- a CDS encoding alpha/beta hydrolase, with protein sequence MPTTNGGSHRIFYEVAGPSDAPPVLLIMGFGLSSRGWSDLPARLAERFRVVVFDNRGMGQSTRPLGLFSMAHMADDAAHVLDAANIERAHVFGISMGGMIAQELALRHPQRVQSLVLGCTHASWLRHHRPTLSTVGALLGGVLLRTPASRMRLASILVSAELIEKQPERFADWVKRSEPATAMMTALQIAAVVGHCTESRLAKLDRPTLIITGAEDRLIPPENSRKLARLIPGAKLVELGGTGHCFPLEQPDATVAELTRFFDANGRSTVTS encoded by the coding sequence ATGCCCACGACGAACGGAGGCTCGCACCGCATCTTTTACGAGGTGGCGGGACCGAGCGATGCACCGCCCGTGTTGCTCATCATGGGCTTCGGTCTCTCGTCGCGGGGCTGGAGCGATCTGCCCGCACGCCTCGCGGAGCGCTTCCGCGTGGTGGTCTTCGACAACCGGGGCATGGGCCAGTCCACGCGGCCGCTGGGCCTTTTTTCGATGGCCCACATGGCCGACGATGCCGCGCATGTTCTCGATGCCGCGAACATCGAACGTGCGCACGTGTTCGGCATCTCGATGGGCGGGATGATCGCGCAGGAGCTCGCGCTGCGCCATCCGCAGCGCGTGCAGTCGCTCGTCCTCGGGTGCACGCACGCGAGCTGGTTGCGCCACCATCGCCCCACGCTCTCGACGGTGGGTGCGCTGCTGGGCGGTGTCTTGCTGCGCACTCCGGCGTCACGGATGCGCCTCGCGTCCATTCTCGTGTCGGCCGAGCTGATCGAGAAGCAGCCCGAGCGCTTCGCGGATTGGGTGAAGCGTTCGGAGCCCGCCACGGCCATGATGACGGCGCTTCAGATTGCCGCGGTCGTCGGACATTGCACGGAATCGCGCCTCGCGAAGCTCGATCGGCCAACGTTGATCATCACCGGCGCCGAAGACCGTCTGATCCCGCCGGAAAATTCGCGCAAGCTCGCGCGGTTGATCCCGGGCGCGAAGCTCGTCGAGCTCGGCGGCACAGGCCATTGCTTCCCGCTCGAGCAGCCCGATGCGACGGTGGCCGAGTTGACCCGCTTCTTTGACGCGAACGGACGATCTACGGTGACGTCGTGA
- a CDS encoding GlxA family transcriptional regulator, with protein MAVVAYPGAALLDVTNTLEVFARANRRFEAVRGAPVYSVELIGPEAGPIATSIGIPIVASRGVDDASGDYDTVFIAGGEAILPAARIAPLRDWIQRVAATARRMGAICRGVFALAESGLLAGRRVTTHWAWSAELATRFPDIEVQPEPVFLRDGSIYTSAGVSAALDLALAFVEEDHGRELALELARELVLYVQRPAGQPQISALLSAQLATRSPIRALQAWIVENLDSDLSVPSLARRVGMSPRNFSRVFVREVGKTPRQFVEKVRIEAARRLLEQTDDGVETVAARTGFADAGTLRREFTDEVGVSPRAYRRNTQH; from the coding sequence GTGGCCGTCGTAGCTTATCCTGGCGCAGCGCTCTTGGACGTCACCAACACGCTCGAGGTTTTTGCGCGTGCCAATCGACGTTTCGAAGCGGTGCGCGGTGCGCCGGTTTACTCGGTGGAGCTCATTGGGCCGGAGGCTGGACCCATTGCGACATCCATTGGCATTCCCATTGTCGCGTCGCGAGGCGTCGACGACGCTTCCGGCGATTACGATACGGTGTTCATCGCTGGCGGCGAGGCCATTCTTCCGGCCGCGCGCATCGCGCCCCTGCGCGATTGGATCCAGCGGGTGGCCGCGACTGCACGGCGCATGGGCGCGATCTGTCGGGGCGTATTTGCATTGGCCGAAAGCGGCCTTCTCGCGGGCCGCCGTGTGACGACGCACTGGGCGTGGAGCGCCGAACTTGCAACGCGATTCCCCGATATCGAGGTGCAACCGGAACCCGTGTTCCTGCGCGATGGATCCATTTACACCTCGGCTGGCGTTTCGGCGGCGCTCGATCTGGCCTTGGCCTTCGTGGAAGAGGACCACGGCCGGGAGCTGGCCTTGGAGCTCGCACGCGAATTGGTCCTTTATGTGCAACGGCCGGCGGGACAGCCTCAGATCAGCGCCCTGTTGTCGGCGCAGCTCGCGACGCGATCGCCCATTCGGGCGCTTCAAGCGTGGATCGTGGAAAACCTCGACAGCGATCTCTCGGTCCCGAGCCTGGCCCGGCGGGTGGGCATGAGCCCCCGCAACTTCAGCCGCGTTTTCGTGCGCGAGGTGGGAAAGACGCCGCGCCAATTCGTGGAAAAGGTTCGCATCGAGGCCGCGCGCAGGCTGCTCGAGCAGACCGACGATGGCGTCGAAACCGTGGCCGCTCGAACGGGTTTCGCCGATGCGGGTACGTTACGACGAGAATTCACCGACGAGGTCGGGGTCTCCCCCCGAGCCTATCGGCGCAATACGCAACATTGA
- a CDS encoding S1-like domain-containing RNA-binding protein, with the protein MTLDDLLGRSASLTIRRFGSPGAFLAVDADDDRRDAPTILLVGPEIPENAETGDTVEVFVHLDSEGRPIATRRMPKVELGEVAFLEVKALTDFGAFVDWGLAKELLVPHKEQTSDLTIGARHPIGLYIDESGRLAGTMRVSEMLRDKGTFELDEWVDGEAWRNDPQIGLFVIVERSFVGLVPRGEPHRLSRGEAARFRVSNVLPDGKIELSLRGYAHQEIDRDAQAILDALSRPSTPRVGDRSSPEVIREVFGLSRKAFKRAAGRLLKERAISIDGQGFFVRRSGGGGT; encoded by the coding sequence ATGACCCTGGATGATCTGCTCGGACGCTCCGCCTCCTTAACCATCCGTCGATTCGGCTCCCCTGGCGCCTTTCTCGCCGTCGATGCGGACGATGACCGCCGCGATGCGCCGACGATTCTCCTCGTGGGACCGGAGATCCCCGAGAATGCGGAAACCGGCGACACGGTCGAGGTCTTCGTCCACCTCGACTCGGAAGGTCGCCCCATCGCGACGCGGCGGATGCCCAAGGTGGAGCTCGGTGAGGTCGCTTTCCTCGAGGTGAAGGCGCTGACGGACTTCGGCGCCTTCGTCGATTGGGGTCTGGCCAAGGAGCTGCTCGTCCCGCACAAGGAGCAGACCTCCGACCTGACCATTGGGGCGCGCCACCCGATCGGCTTGTACATCGACGAAAGCGGCCGACTCGCCGGCACCATGCGCGTGAGCGAGATGCTTCGCGACAAGGGCACGTTCGAGCTCGACGAATGGGTCGATGGCGAAGCATGGCGGAACGATCCGCAGATCGGCCTGTTCGTCATCGTGGAGCGCTCGTTCGTCGGGCTGGTGCCCCGGGGCGAGCCGCATCGCCTTTCGCGCGGCGAAGCAGCGCGCTTTCGCGTGAGCAACGTGCTGCCCGATGGAAAGATCGAGCTCTCGCTCCGCGGTTACGCCCACCAAGAGATCGATCGCGACGCGCAAGCCATTTTGGACGCGCTCAGTCGCCCCTCGACGCCCCGCGTGGGCGATCGCTCGAGCCCGGAGGTGATCCGCGAGGTCTTCGGGCTGAGCCGAAAAGCCTTCAAGCGCGCCGCCGGCCGCCTGCTCAAAGAGCGCGCGATCTCCATCGACGGACAGGGCTTCTTCGTGCGACGAAGCGGCGGCGGCGGTACGTGA
- a CDS encoding AraC family transcriptional regulator, whose amino-acid sequence MTEHAKTNTASVAYLRALFDYVGEEAREALLAGVRGVDLDDRDARLSETVCAALFDKAAALLGDDAIGLRAGERIRPGHYGVLGYVVMNCATLGDALAQLQRYQALVIDIGPPEFSRAGGELTVIWDPRLERPLRQLAEFNLSAMLAFARWISGRDEAPLRVDFTFQAPAQLEEHRRIFRCALRFEEPVYRIVLPSRWLDAPLIRPDPEVRAAMLGLAEKQLLSQVGRKASDLDAIRDLVAKNLSAGDAALAKIAGDLGLSARTLQRKLHERGQSFSAIVDEVRRELATRHLNDDALDLNDLAFLLGFSEQSAFQRAFKRWTGEAPGSYRKRLRGGS is encoded by the coding sequence ATGACCGAACACGCCAAGACGAATACGGCCTCCGTGGCTTACCTGCGTGCCCTGTTCGACTACGTGGGCGAGGAGGCCCGCGAGGCGTTGCTCGCCGGCGTTCGAGGCGTGGACCTCGACGACCGCGATGCACGGCTCTCGGAGACGGTGTGCGCGGCCTTGTTCGACAAGGCGGCCGCATTGCTCGGCGACGACGCCATCGGTCTTCGTGCGGGCGAGCGCATTCGGCCGGGGCACTACGGCGTGCTCGGGTACGTCGTCATGAACTGCGCGACGTTGGGCGACGCCCTGGCGCAGCTGCAGCGCTACCAGGCCTTGGTCATCGACATCGGCCCGCCTGAATTTTCACGCGCCGGCGGCGAGCTGACCGTGATCTGGGATCCCCGGCTCGAGCGGCCGCTTCGCCAGCTCGCCGAGTTCAATCTTTCGGCCATGCTCGCGTTCGCCCGTTGGATCTCGGGCCGCGACGAAGCGCCGTTGCGCGTGGATTTCACCTTCCAGGCGCCCGCACAGTTGGAAGAGCATCGCCGCATTTTCCGGTGCGCGCTGCGGTTCGAAGAGCCCGTCTATCGCATCGTTCTTCCGTCGCGATGGCTCGATGCCCCGCTCATTCGGCCCGATCCCGAGGTGCGCGCGGCCATGCTCGGTCTCGCCGAGAAGCAGCTGCTGTCGCAGGTGGGGCGCAAGGCAAGCGACTTGGACGCGATCCGCGATCTCGTTGCGAAGAACCTGTCGGCGGGGGACGCTGCGCTTGCGAAGATTGCCGGAGACCTAGGGCTGAGCGCGCGCACGCTTCAGCGAAAGCTTCACGAGCGCGGTCAGTCTTTCAGCGCCATCGTGGACGAAGTGCGCCGCGAGCTCGCGACTCGGCACCTGAACGACGATGCGTTGGACCTGAACGACTTGGCATTCTTGCTGGGATTTTCCGAGCAGAGCGCGTTCCAGCGCGCCTTCAAACGATGGACGGGCGAAGCTCCCGGTTCTTATCGCAAACGCCTGCGGGGTGGTTCATAG
- a CDS encoding carboxylesterase family protein produces the protein MRLAWMVTAGLPCFMASCAPAPREAGRLSVERQVSVETGRLQGVLGPGDTVAFLGIPYAAPPTGEARWKPPHPALPWKGVLAANALGPSCPQPDRAEKIRKVVVTALGGDVDAVPPQGPKGFGPTSEDCLSLNVFAPASPATEKRPVMVWIHGGSFAYERGGEEAAVLARRGVVVVTFNYRLGLLGFLAHPALTKESPHHASGNYGLLDQIEALRWVQRNIAAFGGDPSRVTIFGHSAGGDSVLMLAASPEARGLFQRAIAQSSSLGESQSLATAEKDGVAIAESLGATSSDPLRALRAAPVERLLAAQSGVEPATEGWIIPKPIPVAIAEGATDGVPLIIGATAKEWSIFAIHSPPAKDRAAYRELLRKAGESHVERLLSLYPAARDEDVPAASIRYLSDWDFVCPARYIARKRKGRTWFYVASASATAGEIGARYGAFHGSDVRLLFHDEMGIPLGEPAQRTGDAMQHYWSRFARSGEPNEPGLAEWPVYGSQYLDLGDPIRVRSDGDRAGCLVFDEVTDAHFAK, from the coding sequence ATGCGCCTCGCGTGGATGGTGACGGCGGGTTTGCCATGCTTCATGGCGTCGTGTGCCCCTGCACCGCGGGAGGCGGGGCGTCTCTCCGTGGAGCGGCAAGTCTCCGTCGAGACGGGACGGCTTCAGGGCGTTCTCGGGCCGGGTGACACCGTCGCCTTCCTCGGTATTCCGTATGCGGCACCGCCAACGGGTGAGGCGAGATGGAAGCCTCCGCACCCGGCCTTGCCGTGGAAAGGCGTGCTCGCCGCCAATGCGCTCGGGCCTTCGTGCCCGCAACCGGATCGCGCGGAGAAGATCCGCAAGGTCGTGGTGACCGCGTTGGGGGGAGACGTCGATGCGGTCCCTCCGCAGGGGCCCAAAGGCTTCGGCCCGACGAGCGAGGATTGTCTTTCGCTCAACGTCTTCGCGCCCGCTTCTCCTGCGACGGAAAAGCGACCGGTGATGGTGTGGATCCACGGCGGATCCTTCGCGTACGAGCGCGGTGGCGAGGAGGCCGCGGTCCTCGCCCGACGTGGCGTCGTCGTGGTGACGTTCAACTATCGACTCGGCCTGCTGGGCTTTCTCGCGCACCCGGCGCTGACGAAGGAATCGCCGCACCATGCTTCGGGGAATTACGGGCTGCTCGATCAAATCGAGGCACTGCGCTGGGTGCAGCGGAACATCGCGGCCTTCGGGGGCGATCCCTCCCGCGTGACCATCTTTGGACACTCGGCTGGAGGCGACTCGGTGCTGATGCTCGCGGCATCGCCCGAGGCGCGCGGTCTGTTTCAGCGTGCGATCGCGCAGAGCAGCAGCCTCGGTGAGTCGCAGTCCCTCGCGACCGCGGAGAAGGACGGCGTGGCCATCGCGGAGAGCCTCGGTGCGACATCGAGCGATCCCCTGCGTGCTCTTCGCGCCGCACCCGTGGAGCGGTTGCTGGCCGCGCAGTCCGGTGTCGAACCAGCGACCGAGGGATGGATCATCCCGAAGCCCATCCCGGTGGCAATTGCGGAAGGCGCCACCGACGGGGTGCCACTGATCATCGGCGCAACGGCGAAGGAGTGGTCCATCTTCGCGATTCACTCGCCGCCCGCGAAGGACCGCGCGGCATACCGTGAATTGCTGCGCAAGGCAGGGGAGTCGCACGTCGAGCGCTTGCTCTCGCTCTATCCGGCCGCGCGGGATGAAGACGTTCCCGCAGCCTCGATCCGGTACCTCTCCGATTGGGACTTCGTGTGCCCCGCGCGGTACATCGCGCGCAAACGAAAAGGGCGCACGTGGTTTTACGTGGCCTCGGCGTCTGCAACCGCCGGCGAAATCGGCGCCCGCTACGGAGCCTTCCACGGTTCCGACGTGCGCCTGCTTTTCCACGACGAAATGGGCATCCCATTGGGCGAGCCCGCGCAACGCACCGGTGATGCCATGCAACACTATTGGAGTCGCTTCGCGCGATCTGGCGAGCCCAACGAACCGGGGTTGGCAGAATGGCCGGTTTACGGGTCGCAGTACCTCGACTTGGGCGATCCAATCCGGGTGCGGAGCGATGGAGATCGCGCCGGGTGCCTCGTGTTCGACGAGGTCACGGATGCTCACTTCGCGAAGTGA
- a CDS encoding LysR substrate-binding domain-containing protein has product MLGLRLFERSRTGARPTEAGANVISKAREALDVLDAIGIASENHVLRGTVRIGAYRSVATHLLTPLVHALGKRHPALRIEIDDACDEREAVERAVRDGRVDLGIAHLPVASGFTVTPFAEDDYVVVVTSQHTPRSTPAMWTQLANLPFLELKCSGARRALETCRASGMTNRSASSFSSESTILAQIVTRAGFSILPRLAIEPLPKGLTVVPLPSSAVRSLAMIRRSDRRGTLVRIVAVELRTALGRTHLAASHFVRPA; this is encoded by the coding sequence GTGCTGGGCCTGCGCCTGTTCGAGCGCTCACGAACGGGCGCGCGGCCCACGGAGGCAGGTGCCAACGTGATCTCCAAGGCGCGGGAGGCTCTCGATGTGCTCGATGCCATCGGCATCGCGAGCGAGAACCATGTGCTGCGCGGCACGGTGCGTATCGGCGCATACCGGAGCGTGGCAACCCATCTTCTCACGCCGCTCGTGCATGCCCTCGGCAAGCGGCATCCTGCGCTTCGCATCGAGATCGATGATGCCTGCGACGAGCGCGAGGCGGTGGAGCGCGCGGTTCGCGATGGCCGTGTGGATCTCGGGATTGCGCATCTTCCGGTGGCCTCGGGCTTCACCGTCACGCCATTCGCCGAGGACGACTATGTCGTCGTCGTTACGAGCCAGCACACCCCGCGCAGTACGCCCGCGATGTGGACGCAGCTGGCGAACTTGCCCTTCCTCGAGCTGAAATGTTCGGGCGCACGCCGTGCGTTGGAGACCTGCCGGGCATCGGGGATGACGAACCGTTCCGCATCGTCGTTCTCATCCGAGTCCACGATTTTGGCGCAAATCGTTACGCGCGCCGGATTTTCCATCCTGCCCCGGCTTGCCATCGAGCCGCTGCCCAAAGGGCTCACCGTGGTGCCCCTCCCGTCGTCGGCGGTGCGCTCGCTGGCGATGATCCGTCGAAGCGATCGCCGAGGCACCCTCGTGCGCATCGTCGCCGTCGAGCTGCGAACCGCCCTGGGACGCACCCACCTCGCCGCAAGCCACTTCGTCCGCCCGGCCTGA
- a CDS encoding wax ester/triacylglycerol synthase family O-acyltransferase yields the protein MDSSTREMSSWHEPLSGLDASFLYMEDRTAHMHVGSVALFEGPAPSYEELVTHIASRIHRVPRYRQRLVFVPLQLGRPAWVDDARFDLQYHVRRAALPAPGGEKELKELASRLFEHQLDRERPLWEMYLVEGLEGGRFAIVAKTHHCMVDGISSLDLAAVLLDGAPSADASHAPAWHPRPAPSRRALVKSALRDQVRRPLALVRGAVKADSEARSKLSVMAGGIVPLLLSGTQLRRTPESSLNQPIGPHRRYEMVSLDLPTVKTVGAALGGKVNDVVLAVVAGALRRVLSARGESLTRDLQVMVPVNVRRPGAAETTGNHVAMVFCPLPVRCADPLERLHAVGRTMAGLKKSKLLVGSMALTSFSDFSPPPLAAPAARLSMRETWFNLVVTNVPGPQMQLFLRGRRMLRCHPLVPLAPKQTLGIALLSYNGSLDVGLLADADHARDLPDLAEAMKLELAELTERAKLATPAPSRAATRARSKAGVRESAAVV from the coding sequence ATGGATTCTTCAACGCGCGAGATGTCGAGCTGGCACGAGCCGCTCAGTGGTCTGGATGCAAGCTTCCTCTACATGGAGGATCGCACGGCACACATGCACGTGGGCAGCGTGGCCCTCTTCGAGGGACCGGCACCGAGCTACGAGGAGCTGGTCACGCACATCGCCTCGCGCATTCATCGCGTACCGCGCTATCGGCAGCGTCTCGTGTTCGTGCCGCTTCAACTCGGAAGGCCCGCGTGGGTCGACGATGCGCGGTTCGACCTCCAGTACCACGTTCGCCGCGCGGCGCTTCCGGCGCCCGGCGGAGAGAAAGAGCTGAAGGAGCTCGCGAGCCGGCTTTTCGAGCACCAGCTCGATCGGGAGCGGCCGCTTTGGGAGATGTACCTCGTCGAGGGACTCGAGGGGGGGCGCTTCGCCATCGTGGCCAAGACGCACCACTGCATGGTGGACGGTATCTCCAGCCTGGACCTCGCGGCGGTGTTGCTCGATGGCGCGCCCTCGGCCGATGCGTCGCACGCGCCGGCGTGGCATCCGCGCCCCGCGCCCTCGCGCCGTGCCCTCGTCAAATCGGCCCTGCGCGATCAGGTCCGCCGCCCGCTCGCTCTGGTGCGCGGTGCGGTCAAAGCCGACAGTGAGGCGCGCAGCAAGTTGTCCGTCATGGCGGGCGGCATCGTGCCGCTCTTGCTCAGCGGGACGCAGTTGCGCCGCACGCCCGAGTCGTCGCTGAATCAGCCGATCGGGCCGCACCGTCGCTACGAAATGGTGTCGCTGGACCTTCCGACGGTGAAGACGGTGGGGGCGGCGCTCGGTGGAAAGGTCAACGACGTGGTGCTCGCGGTCGTGGCGGGTGCGTTGCGCCGCGTTCTGTCGGCACGAGGGGAATCGCTCACCCGCGATTTGCAGGTCATGGTCCCCGTCAACGTGCGGCGCCCCGGTGCTGCGGAGACGACGGGCAATCACGTGGCGATGGTCTTTTGCCCCCTGCCCGTCCGCTGCGCCGATCCTCTGGAGCGCTTGCACGCCGTGGGTCGAACGATGGCAGGGCTCAAGAAGAGCAAGCTGCTCGTGGGCTCGATGGCCCTGACCAGCTTTTCGGATTTTAGCCCTCCGCCGCTCGCGGCGCCGGCGGCACGTTTGTCGATGCGCGAGACATGGTTCAACTTGGTGGTGACCAACGTCCCCGGGCCGCAGATGCAGCTGTTCTTGCGCGGACGGCGGATGCTGCGGTGCCATCCGCTGGTGCCGCTCGCACCGAAGCAGACGCTGGGCATCGCGCTCCTCAGTTACAACGGCTCGCTCGACGTGGGATTGCTCGCCGATGCGGACCACGCCCGCGATCTTCCGGACCTCGCGGAGGCGATGAAGTTGGAGCTCGCGGAGCTCACGGAACGGGCGAAGCTCGCCACGCCCGCACCGAGCCGCGCAGCCACACGCGCGCGGAGCAAAGCCGGCGTTCGCGAAAGCGCTGCGGTCGTCTGA